The following nucleotide sequence is from bacterium.
ACGTCGACATCGAGCTGCCCAAAAAGCGACTGATCGTCTTCACGGGCGTGTCCGGCTCAGGCAAGTCCTCGCTGGCGTTCGACACGATCTTCGCCGAAGGGCAACGACGCTACGTGGAGTCGCTCTCCGCGTATGCGCGCCAGTTTATCGGCCAGATGGACAAGCCGCGCTACGACATGATCCGCGGGCTGTCCCCCACCATCTCCATCGACCAGAAGGCAGCCAGCCGCAATCCGCGCTCCACGGTGGGCACGATCACCGAGATCTCCGACTACCTCCGCGTGCTCTACGCGCGCATCGGGGAACAGTTCTGTCTGGACTGCGGCAAACCGGTCGGCCGGGGCAACGCTCAGGA
It contains:
- a CDS encoding excinuclease ABC subunit UvrA is translated as VDIELPKKRLIVFTGVSGSGKSSLAFDTIFAEGQRRYVESLSAYARQFIGQMDKPRYDMIRGLSPTISIDQKAASRNPRSTVGTITEISDYLRVLYARIGEQFCLDCGKPVGRGNAQDMVDQILGLPVQTKIMLLAPIVENRKGEHRDRLKKLQSEGFARLRIDGVIQSFGDVQKLPKQKKHTIE